GTCCCCGAGCATCGACATCCTCCTGAGCACTAGGAAAAAGCCTATCGCGGAGCATATCGCGGCTATAAGCACGCCTGCTATGAGGGCGCGCTGCATAAAACCATATTGAAGCATTTCCAGCATCAGAGCACCTAATGGTGGTGGGGCACCATGCCCAGCTCGGATTCGTAGGCGCAGCGCAAATCCGCGCTGTCAAAACCCTCGGAAATTTCGTGCATCCTCACCGTCCGGTTGACGCACGCGAGCCTGTTCACCCTTTTCGTCACCATCCCGACATCGTGGGATATGAGCACGAGGGTCATTTTCATCTTCTTGTTGAGGCTTCCGAGCAGCTCGTAGAAATCGTGCTGCGCCTCTGCGTCCACGCCCACCGTGGGTTCGTCCAGAATAAGCAGTTCGGGTTCCGAGGCAAGGGCGCGGGCGATGAACACGCGCTGCTGCTGGCCCCCTGAAAGCTCGCCGATGCGCTTTCCGGCCATGGAGAGCATGCCGGTGCGCCTGAGCGAATCCTCAACTGCCTTGTTGTCCGCGGCAGAGAGCT
The DNA window shown above is from Candidatus Micrarchaeia archaeon and carries:
- a CDS encoding metal ABC transporter ATP-binding protein, with amino-acid sequence MSQKQEKIVEFSGVSFSFGSQPVLDNASFELRRGDFVGMIGPNGAGKTTLVKLMLGLLKPGQGTIKLFGKELAEFRDWKKIGYVPQKATSFDPDFPATVLEAASMGRFASAGLMNQLSAADNKAVEDSLRRTGMLSMAGKRIGELSGGQQQRVFIARALASEPELLILDEPTVGVDAEAQHDFYELLGSLNKKMKMTLVLISHDVGMVTKRVNRLACVNRTVRMHEISEGFDSADLRCAYESELGMVPHHH